In Streptomyces sclerotialus, one genomic interval encodes:
- a CDS encoding pyridoxamine 5'-phosphate oxidase family protein: MSKVLHDQGDDYLRFWDEYHLCTLTTIRPDGRPHVVPVGVTVDADAGVARVITRKGSKKVANIQAAQPSGARVALCQVDGGRWATLEGTAEVLTDPDAVDDAVQRYGARYGRTPAPDPERVVISVTIERVMGRATLP; this comes from the coding sequence ATGTCTAAGGTGCTTCACGACCAAGGCGATGACTACCTCAGGTTCTGGGACGAATACCATCTGTGCACGCTAACGACGATCAGGCCGGACGGACGGCCACACGTTGTGCCAGTTGGCGTCACCGTCGACGCCGATGCGGGAGTCGCACGGGTTATCACTCGCAAAGGAAGTAAGAAGGTCGCCAACATCCAGGCTGCGCAGCCCAGCGGGGCGCGCGTGGCCCTCTGCCAGGTAGACGGGGGCCGCTGGGCGACTCTGGAGGGAACAGCGGAAGTCCTCACCGACCCCGACGCCGTGGACGATGCCGTTCAGCGATACGGCGCGCGGTACGGGCGCACGCCGGCCCCGGATCCGGAGCGCGTCGTGATCAGCGTCACGATCGAGCGTGTGATGGGCCGAGCGACGTTGCCCTAG
- a CDS encoding helix-turn-helix transcriptional regulator — protein MGLAKRRKALGYSQERLAHALGVDRTTVQRWENHKVSPQPPIRPKLAELLNIDLDELDVLVAPPPPPDEAAGLPSSDDHHGSGDIDDMIRREFLRAIAVTGALTALPLDEAEALAEGVRRGTSSDFARMNSHLWQVYQLARSKGSVYPIVRDQLTSLNGALANRSDAEVRALCSAAGDLFQLAGELSFDGNRYTDAAASYMLAASASKDAKAFDLWACALTRQAYVDVYEGRYREAAGVLSAAERVAKRGDSSLSTRHWVAAVQAEAFAGLGDLTACERALDEAEEVQNLATPAHNGGWLRFDGSRLAEERGARYVQLGRLDLAETALTTALKQGALAQGQSFRRRGAVLTDLAAIGAKRRDTDQVITYGREALTLARESSSGYVARRLQGLRAVIGPLARDRRIAELGAEISALSTT, from the coding sequence GTGGGGTTGGCTAAGCGGCGGAAGGCTCTGGGTTACAGTCAGGAACGACTTGCCCACGCGCTCGGCGTGGACCGCACAACGGTCCAGCGCTGGGAGAACCACAAGGTTTCGCCGCAGCCGCCGATTCGGCCGAAGCTGGCGGAGCTGCTGAACATCGACCTTGACGAGCTGGACGTCCTGGTGGCTCCGCCACCGCCTCCTGATGAAGCCGCAGGGTTGCCATCAAGCGATGATCACCACGGCTCTGGGGACATAGACGACATGATTCGACGCGAATTCCTGCGCGCGATTGCCGTAACCGGCGCCCTGACCGCTTTGCCGCTGGATGAGGCCGAAGCCCTGGCCGAGGGAGTCCGCCGCGGGACCTCCTCCGACTTCGCACGGATGAACAGCCATCTTTGGCAGGTCTACCAACTGGCCCGTTCCAAAGGCTCGGTGTACCCGATCGTGCGCGACCAGTTGACGTCACTCAACGGTGCCCTGGCCAACCGCTCGGATGCAGAAGTACGGGCACTGTGCAGCGCTGCCGGCGACCTGTTCCAGCTTGCCGGCGAACTGTCCTTCGACGGGAACCGCTACACCGACGCAGCGGCTTCCTACATGCTGGCCGCGTCGGCGAGCAAGGACGCCAAAGCCTTCGATCTGTGGGCCTGCGCGCTGACCCGACAGGCGTATGTGGATGTGTACGAAGGGCGGTACCGCGAAGCCGCAGGCGTGCTGTCGGCTGCCGAAAGGGTCGCCAAGCGCGGAGACAGCTCCCTCTCCACACGGCACTGGGTGGCCGCCGTACAAGCGGAAGCCTTCGCCGGCCTGGGAGACCTCACAGCGTGCGAGCGAGCTCTCGACGAAGCGGAGGAAGTGCAGAACCTCGCCACCCCTGCTCACAACGGAGGCTGGCTGAGGTTCGACGGCTCTCGGCTCGCCGAGGAACGTGGCGCCCGGTACGTGCAGCTCGGCCGGCTCGACCTCGCCGAAACAGCGCTGACGACCGCGCTGAAGCAGGGCGCTCTCGCCCAGGGGCAGTCCTTCCGCCGGCGCGGTGCCGTGCTCACCGACCTCGCAGCGATCGGCGCGAAAAGGCGGGATACGGACCAGGTGATCACGTACGGCCGGGAGGCGCTGACCCTGGCCCGGGAATCTTCCTCCGGCTACGTCGCCCGTAGACTCCAGGGCCTACGAGCTGTGATCGGCCCGCTGGCCCGGGATCGGAGGATCGCCGAGCTGGGAGCGGAGATCAGCGCACTGAGCACGACGTGA
- a CDS encoding DUF6415 family natural product biosynthesis protein yields the protein MGTHESAVEPPTSEIRLDAHQEVDIDLINTTIELALVPGVSMPPRDAIDGRTVELHKHLRLLMEAVDFRAKERPAVRALYRVAHNLLDLQKRPTAETTHYQAWEHMRNLATITAAFRDLYLKRPTAL from the coding sequence ATGGGAACCCATGAGAGCGCGGTCGAGCCACCCACTTCGGAGATCAGGTTGGATGCGCACCAAGAGGTTGACATCGACCTGATCAATACGACCATCGAACTCGCCCTCGTTCCCGGCGTGAGCATGCCGCCGCGGGACGCCATCGACGGCCGGACGGTGGAGCTGCACAAGCACCTTCGGCTGCTGATGGAGGCAGTGGACTTCCGTGCCAAGGAGCGTCCAGCGGTACGAGCCCTGTACCGGGTCGCCCACAACCTTCTCGACCTGCAGAAGCGTCCCACCGCAGAGACCACGCACTACCAGGCGTGGGAACACATGCGGAACCTGGCCACTATCACCGCCGCCTTCCGCGACCTGTACCTGAAGCGCCCCACCGCCCTGTGA
- the fxlM gene encoding methyltransferase, FxLD system, translating to MTTETGQQTPTEQQMRDAMVQQLIELGAARDPRVVAALRAVPRHLATPEVEAAKTYQAESATITKTDENGVDISSVSAPRVQAMQIEQAGIKTGMTVLEIGSGGPNAAYLAEMVGEQGRVVTVDIDPDVTERAERFVAETGYRNITVVTADAEGGVPGHAPYDRIIVTVQAADIPPAWIEQLKDGGRLVVPLRMRSMTRTIAFIRNGKRLVSDGFEQCGFVPMRGAGENRMRLESLHDEEGAEVALRLDGHPVPDIEALRSALAGPRTEAWSGVTVGGMEPKDHLDLWLTTALDNLPLMAAKPAARQRGIVAVASPIGIPTLVDGGSFAYRTSRATDEADRYELGAVGHGPDAQKVAERLVDEIQKWNGEHRSHQARIEVFPANTPDDQLPAGRVIDRPRTRVTISWP from the coding sequence ATGACCACTGAGACCGGCCAACAGACTCCCACCGAACAGCAGATGCGCGACGCGATGGTGCAGCAGCTCATCGAACTCGGAGCTGCCCGTGACCCCCGTGTAGTAGCCGCCCTCCGTGCCGTCCCCCGGCACCTGGCTACCCCCGAGGTGGAGGCGGCCAAGACCTACCAGGCAGAGTCCGCCACCATCACCAAGACCGACGAGAACGGCGTGGACATCAGCTCCGTGTCGGCCCCGCGGGTTCAAGCCATGCAGATCGAGCAGGCCGGCATCAAGACGGGCATGACGGTGCTGGAGATCGGCTCCGGCGGCCCGAATGCCGCCTATCTCGCGGAGATGGTCGGCGAGCAGGGACGCGTCGTCACCGTCGACATCGATCCCGACGTCACCGAGCGCGCGGAACGGTTCGTCGCGGAGACCGGCTACCGGAACATCACCGTGGTCACGGCCGACGCCGAGGGCGGCGTGCCCGGCCACGCGCCGTACGACCGCATCATCGTCACGGTGCAGGCGGCAGACATCCCTCCCGCCTGGATCGAGCAACTCAAAGACGGTGGTCGGCTGGTCGTGCCGCTGCGGATGCGCAGCATGACGCGCACCATCGCGTTCATCCGGAACGGCAAGCGCCTGGTCAGCGACGGGTTCGAGCAGTGCGGCTTCGTGCCGATGCGCGGCGCCGGCGAGAACCGGATGCGTCTGGAGTCCCTTCATGACGAGGAGGGCGCCGAGGTCGCTCTGCGCCTGGACGGCCACCCCGTTCCCGATATCGAGGCCCTGCGGTCGGCACTCGCCGGCCCGCGGACGGAGGCGTGGTCGGGAGTGACGGTCGGGGGCATGGAGCCGAAGGACCACTTGGATCTGTGGCTGACCACTGCCCTGGACAATCTGCCCTTGATGGCTGCGAAGCCTGCAGCACGTCAGCGCGGCATCGTCGCCGTCGCCTCTCCGATCGGCATTCCGACGCTTGTGGACGGCGGAAGCTTCGCCTACCGCACGTCCCGGGCGACCGATGAGGCGGACCGGTACGAGCTGGGTGCGGTCGGTCATGGGCCGGACGCCCAGAAGGTCGCCGAGCGCCTCGTCGACGAGATCCAGAAGTGGAACGGCGAGCACCGCAGCCACCAGGCGCGCATCGAGGTCTTCCCGGCGAACACGCCGGACGACCAGCTTCCCGCGGGCCGGGTCATCGACCGGCCGCGCACGCGGGTCACGATCTCCTGGCCGTGA
- a CDS encoding FxLD family lanthipeptide produces MAPQIATKPQTGTPFTTDSGSDFDLDIETVASAPVVQALLNDTGDGCTSTCQSACSNSTCG; encoded by the coding sequence ATGGCACCACAGATCGCGACCAAGCCGCAGACGGGGACGCCGTTCACGACCGATTCCGGATCGGACTTCGACCTCGACATCGAGACCGTGGCATCCGCTCCCGTGGTGCAGGCCCTGCTGAACGACACCGGTGACGGTTGCACGTCGACCTGCCAGTCCGCCTGTTCCAACAGCACCTGCGGCTGA
- a CDS encoding lantibiotic dehydratase, with protein sequence MYHVLDVGMIRVSAFPLTPSLPSCPAPISDTAADAENCRQWIGQVWRDDSRADAIELAAPVLAAGIRKVLDGTARRSRIRRTAHSLTRYLLRMQYRATPFGLFAGAAPVHVGRPAQVRWGTQHKAFARADALWLHGIIAALEADPDVLRRLPVVADPTCTVRGAQISVPHQPGAKGPTATTLRRTRAAELALALACTPITVGDIVAKLHADYPNTPAEKIEGMVRGLVAHRVLLTSLSAPMTCDDALGHLIVQLEDAGLGDSSVAPTLTKLRHVHQLLDQHDRAQPAAQRTLRDQASEAINGLAGIPDRNLAVNLRPDCDVVLPQAVAAEAQRALEVIARITPYPNGAPAWQDYRTRFLERYSMGTIVPIRDLTDPDTGLGFPVGYRGTVLKRPVLAMTPRDQHLLALAQDAALSDRREVVLTEDDIEALSVGTASQVPAHIEFTFTVLARSIRALDEGRFTLSTTGLSLAAGTTTGRFLPTLEQADRDRVRTVHASMPTLTAGAVRAQVSSPPLKVPINNVSRSPAVVSDLLAIGEHNPDATLDLEDLGVMADTMRFYLVSLSTGRLIEPSVMNAVELSNSTHPLVRFLCELHRAHTAVLLPFFWGAATRLPFLPEVRAGRTVLSAALWRLHASDLGDGEDWMLRFTNWRIQYGVPRTVYVGSSDQRLRLDLDVPVHQELLRAELRRHDTAVLHEAPEESSYGWAGRAHEVTMLFASDQQPAPAPAHHAAVLADRNSDRMPGSSEWAYVKLYGSAARAPEVLTAHLPRLLRHGGNAPTEAWFVRYADPDPHLRLRLRQPGPEAFGATAQTVAAWAAELCAEGLIQRLQWNTDRPEAGRYGTGATLAAAEAIFVADSTAALAQMSLAISADLQPAVTAASFVDIAAGFLGSRQAGNDWLLRHLLRGDGEPAPRHVQALTMQLTDVGDRRTVLSDLSGGHAVVDAWEARQAALVDYRQALDAAGIAAGSVLPSLLHMHHNRVAGVDPEAEAACRRIARAAAQSWSIRHQGGAQ encoded by the coding sequence ATGTATCACGTACTTGATGTGGGCATGATCAGAGTGTCCGCGTTTCCGCTGACGCCGTCGCTGCCCTCCTGCCCTGCCCCGATCAGCGACACAGCCGCCGACGCCGAAAACTGCCGCCAGTGGATCGGCCAAGTGTGGAGGGACGACTCCCGCGCTGACGCCATCGAACTCGCCGCGCCTGTCCTAGCAGCAGGTATCCGCAAGGTCCTCGACGGCACGGCGCGACGCTCCCGCATCCGTCGCACCGCGCACTCCTTGACCCGCTACCTACTACGGATGCAGTACCGCGCGACGCCCTTCGGCCTCTTCGCTGGGGCAGCCCCCGTACACGTCGGCCGGCCGGCACAGGTTCGCTGGGGCACGCAGCACAAGGCGTTCGCCAGGGCCGATGCCCTGTGGTTGCACGGCATCATCGCCGCTCTGGAGGCGGACCCGGACGTGCTGCGGCGCCTGCCTGTAGTCGCCGACCCCACCTGTACCGTGCGCGGCGCGCAGATCTCCGTGCCGCACCAGCCGGGCGCCAAGGGGCCCACCGCGACGACCCTTCGGCGCACCCGCGCAGCGGAGCTGGCTCTCGCCTTGGCCTGTACCCCGATCACAGTGGGCGACATCGTGGCGAAACTGCACGCCGACTACCCCAATACTCCCGCGGAGAAGATCGAAGGCATGGTGCGCGGCCTTGTCGCTCACCGCGTACTCCTGACGAGCCTTTCCGCCCCGATGACCTGTGACGATGCACTCGGCCACCTCATCGTCCAGCTCGAAGACGCCGGCCTCGGAGACTCGTCCGTCGCCCCGACTCTGACGAAGCTGCGCCATGTCCACCAACTTCTCGACCAACACGACCGCGCGCAACCAGCCGCCCAGCGAACTCTCCGTGACCAAGCCAGCGAAGCAATAAACGGCCTCGCCGGCATCCCCGACCGCAACCTCGCGGTAAACCTGCGCCCGGACTGTGACGTCGTTCTGCCCCAGGCCGTCGCCGCGGAGGCGCAGCGCGCCCTGGAGGTCATCGCCCGCATCACGCCGTACCCGAACGGCGCTCCGGCCTGGCAGGACTACCGCACGCGGTTTCTGGAGCGATACAGCATGGGCACCATCGTGCCGATACGTGATCTCACAGACCCGGACACCGGACTCGGCTTCCCCGTCGGCTACCGCGGCACGGTCTTGAAGCGGCCCGTCCTGGCCATGACGCCCCGCGACCAGCATCTCCTCGCGCTCGCCCAGGACGCGGCTCTGTCCGATCGGCGCGAGGTCGTGCTCACCGAGGACGATATCGAAGCCCTCTCCGTCGGCACAGCTTCCCAGGTCCCCGCGCACATCGAGTTCACCTTCACGGTGCTCGCGCGGTCCATACGCGCCCTGGACGAGGGACGCTTCACGCTGTCCACCACAGGGTTGTCCCTCGCGGCCGGCACCACCACCGGTCGCTTCCTGCCCACGCTGGAGCAGGCGGACCGCGACCGGGTACGCACCGTCCACGCCTCCATGCCCACACTCACCGCGGGTGCGGTTCGCGCTCAGGTATCCAGTCCGCCGCTGAAGGTGCCGATCAACAACGTCAGCCGCTCTCCCGCCGTCGTCTCGGACCTGCTGGCAATCGGCGAACACAACCCCGACGCCACTCTCGACCTGGAAGATCTTGGCGTCATGGCCGACACCATGCGCTTCTACCTGGTATCGCTGTCGACCGGCCGGCTCATCGAACCCTCTGTCATGAACGCGGTAGAGCTGTCCAATAGCACCCACCCGCTCGTTCGCTTCCTGTGTGAACTGCACCGCGCTCACACGGCCGTCCTACTGCCCTTTTTCTGGGGAGCCGCCACGCGCCTGCCCTTCCTCCCGGAGGTCCGTGCCGGACGCACCGTCCTGTCCGCGGCCCTGTGGCGCTTGCACGCCAGCGATCTCGGTGACGGAGAGGACTGGATGCTCCGCTTCACCAACTGGCGCATCCAGTACGGGGTGCCCCGCACCGTGTACGTCGGCAGCAGCGATCAGCGTCTCCGGCTCGATCTTGATGTTCCCGTCCATCAAGAACTGCTGCGCGCCGAGCTGCGCCGGCACGACACCGCCGTGCTGCACGAGGCACCCGAGGAGAGCTCGTACGGCTGGGCCGGCCGGGCCCATGAGGTGACCATGCTGTTCGCGTCCGATCAGCAGCCCGCTCCGGCGCCCGCGCATCACGCCGCCGTCTTGGCCGACCGGAACTCCGACCGCATGCCGGGGTCCTCGGAGTGGGCGTACGTCAAGCTGTACGGCAGCGCTGCTCGCGCACCGGAGGTTCTGACCGCGCACCTCCCCCGTCTGCTGCGCCATGGGGGCAACGCGCCGACCGAAGCATGGTTCGTTCGGTACGCGGACCCCGACCCGCACCTGCGACTGCGGCTGCGGCAGCCCGGCCCGGAGGCGTTCGGTGCCACGGCGCAGACCGTGGCGGCGTGGGCGGCGGAGCTGTGCGCAGAAGGCTTGATCCAACGCTTGCAGTGGAACACCGACCGGCCGGAGGCGGGCCGCTACGGAACCGGGGCCACTCTGGCAGCTGCGGAGGCGATCTTCGTGGCCGACTCGACCGCCGCCCTGGCACAGATGTCCCTGGCCATATCCGCCGATCTTCAGCCGGCTGTCACCGCAGCCTCGTTTGTGGACATCGCTGCGGGCTTCCTCGGCTCTCGGCAAGCCGGGAACGACTGGCTGCTCCGGCACTTGCTGCGCGGTGATGGCGAGCCGGCACCGCGGCATGTCCAGGCGCTCACTATGCAGCTGACGGACGTGGGCGACCGCCGAACCGTGCTCAGCGACCTCAGTGGCGGGCACGCCGTCGTGGATGCATGGGAGGCACGGCAGGCGGCTCTCGTCGATTACCGCCAAGCGCTCGACGCTGCGGGTATTGCCGCAGGCAGTGTGCTGCCGTCACTGCTGCACATGCACCACAACCGCGTCGCGGGCGTCGATCCCGAGGCCGAAGCGGCCTGCCGCCGGATCGCCCGAGCAGCCGCCCAGTCCTGGAGCATCCGCCACCAAGGAGGCGCACAGTGA
- a CDS encoding lanthionine synthetase C family protein produces the protein MTTALPTTDISLAGRQSLAHGHLGMTLLHIERARRGTGDWQAVHRAFASVTPLIDGTDASLYLGAPAMAFVLHLAADGTDRYAGALHTLDGIVAAHARSRLAAAHARIDAGRHAEFAEYDVFRGLTGIGALLLRRQPQGPEMKGVLEYLVRLTEPMTGPEGEPLPGWWVRHAPASDKTATPGGHANVGMAHGITGPLALLALAMRAGVTVDGHEDAIRRVCRWLDQIRQSDSRVIHWPRWVSHRGAAQPQPATPSWCYGTPGVVRAQQLAAIVLGDDDRKRMAERALLHCLDDPDQLNQIDGRGLCHGFGGLLRTLQRVAEDAEVPALFEDRLDLVKRRFLTVEPPEEAGFLNGKAGAALAFQDAGDELGATPRGQWDTCLLLA, from the coding sequence GTGACCACCGCCCTGCCGACCACTGACATCTCATTGGCCGGCCGCCAGTCCCTCGCACACGGTCACCTCGGCATGACTCTGCTCCACATCGAGCGGGCCCGCCGCGGCACCGGCGACTGGCAAGCTGTGCACCGCGCCTTCGCCAGCGTCACACCGCTGATCGACGGTACCGACGCCAGCCTTTACCTCGGCGCCCCCGCGATGGCCTTCGTCCTGCATCTGGCCGCCGACGGCACGGACCGGTACGCCGGAGCGCTTCACACCCTCGACGGAATTGTGGCCGCGCATGCCCGGTCCCGCTTGGCCGCCGCACACGCTCGCATCGATGCCGGCCGTCACGCCGAGTTCGCCGAGTACGACGTCTTCCGCGGTCTGACCGGGATCGGGGCCCTCCTGCTGCGCCGACAGCCGCAGGGCCCGGAGATGAAGGGCGTCCTGGAGTACCTGGTCCGCCTGACCGAACCTATGACCGGGCCCGAGGGAGAACCGCTGCCCGGCTGGTGGGTCAGGCACGCCCCGGCCAGCGACAAGACGGCCACGCCGGGCGGGCACGCCAACGTAGGTATGGCGCACGGCATCACGGGCCCGCTCGCTCTGCTGGCCCTGGCCATGCGTGCCGGAGTCACGGTGGATGGGCACGAGGATGCCATCCGCCGCGTCTGCCGGTGGCTCGACCAGATCCGTCAGAGCGACTCCCGCGTCATTCACTGGCCCCGCTGGGTCAGCCACCGCGGCGCCGCTCAACCCCAGCCGGCCACGCCGTCCTGGTGTTACGGCACCCCCGGCGTGGTCCGTGCCCAGCAGCTCGCCGCCATCGTCCTCGGTGACGACGACCGCAAGCGGATGGCCGAACGCGCCCTGCTGCACTGCCTGGACGATCCGGACCAGCTGAACCAGATCGACGGGCGCGGCCTGTGCCACGGCTTCGGCGGCCTCCTGCGCACCCTCCAGCGGGTCGCCGAGGACGCGGAGGTCCCTGCCCTGTTCGAAGACCGACTCGACCTGGTGAAGCGCCGCTTCCTGACTGTCGAGCCACCCGAGGAGGCTGGATTCCTCAATGGCAAGGCCGGGGCCGCCCTCGCCTTCCAGGACGCCGGTGATGAGCTCGGCGCCACACCTCGCGGGCAGTGGGACACCTGCCTTCTGCTGGCGTGA
- a CDS encoding thiopeptide-type bacteriocin biosynthesis protein produces the protein MPPHDTNQAEDAVLAVLRGATIEDAARSAGTSPARLAESIERYRAAGRAALDVRSVGWHQLNIQFTDYSTAERTFRSCLVPALRNGSVGSWWFVRKYPCWRLRLCPSPQAPQEDAIAPITEALEGSVARGAVAAWRRFPYEPETVAFGGPAGMKIAHELFHTDSIGVLDYLHVAGDSREALLDAKATSLLAMTLLMRAAGLELGEQGDVWGQVEEHRPLAEGVPPDRVSSMAGVLRRLLLIDVQPLLADGALTPVRDWFQGLEQGGLALADAWNNGRLALGMRGVLARHVLFHWNRMGFTLRQQSIWSRAARGGHSRTLTAGPSCSPPQHEGHRPDDRQVESLTQYVPLHLHEIPR, from the coding sequence ATGCCCCCTCACGATACGAACCAGGCCGAAGACGCCGTACTGGCTGTCCTTAGAGGAGCAACGATCGAGGACGCTGCCCGGTCCGCGGGCACCTCCCCCGCACGGCTCGCAGAGTCCATCGAGCGATACCGGGCCGCCGGCCGGGCCGCACTCGATGTCCGCTCCGTCGGATGGCACCAGCTGAACATCCAGTTCACCGACTACTCGACCGCGGAACGAACCTTCCGCTCCTGCCTCGTGCCCGCCTTACGCAACGGGTCGGTGGGCAGTTGGTGGTTCGTCCGCAAGTATCCGTGCTGGAGACTCCGCCTCTGTCCAAGCCCGCAGGCGCCCCAGGAGGACGCCATCGCACCCATCACCGAAGCGCTCGAAGGCAGCGTCGCCCGGGGTGCAGTCGCAGCCTGGCGCCGCTTCCCGTACGAGCCTGAGACCGTCGCCTTTGGCGGTCCGGCTGGCATGAAGATTGCGCACGAGCTGTTCCACACCGACAGCATCGGTGTCCTCGACTACCTCCACGTCGCCGGCGACAGTCGCGAAGCGCTGCTGGACGCCAAGGCAACCTCGCTCCTGGCGATGACGCTATTGATGCGCGCCGCGGGCCTCGAATTGGGCGAACAGGGTGATGTGTGGGGGCAGGTAGAAGAACACCGTCCTCTCGCAGAGGGCGTGCCCCCGGACCGGGTCAGCAGCATGGCGGGTGTCCTGCGCCGCCTGCTCTTGATCGATGTCCAGCCTCTGCTGGCGGACGGCGCCCTCACGCCCGTACGGGACTGGTTCCAAGGGCTGGAGCAGGGCGGTCTCGCACTTGCGGACGCCTGGAACAACGGGCGACTGGCCCTCGGCATGCGCGGTGTTCTGGCGCGCCATGTGCTCTTCCACTGGAACCGCATGGGGTTCACACTCCGACAGCAGTCCATCTGGTCACGCGCCGCTCGGGGAGGCCATTCTCGGACGCTGACGGCAGGCCCCTCCTGCTCACCGCCGCAGCACGAAGGACACCGTCCGGACGACCGTCAGGTCGAAAGCCTGACGCAGTACGTGCCACTGCATCTCCACGAGATCCCGAGGTGA
- a CDS encoding NUDIX domain-containing protein — MNDPMSTLPQSTPSPQQRALVTSAAAAFIQREDGRVLLVHHAGTKHWVMPGGKTDDGPKGGETPLQCCEREGREETGVPVQVGRLLVVQWLSSGSPGNYSNPRACHLFVFSATISPQHYDRIRVPEGELLGWDWWEPEAALTVMDRTNAPLLAAAVQAASGAQDAPLYLEDDQQPTGTQEVRR, encoded by the coding sequence ATGAATGACCCAATGTCCACGCTCCCGCAGTCCACGCCTTCTCCGCAGCAACGAGCCCTGGTCACCTCCGCAGCCGCCGCCTTCATTCAGCGCGAGGACGGGCGCGTGCTCCTGGTCCACCACGCTGGGACGAAGCACTGGGTGATGCCCGGCGGAAAGACCGACGACGGGCCCAAAGGCGGAGAGACACCGCTCCAGTGCTGTGAGCGGGAAGGCAGGGAGGAGACCGGCGTACCGGTCCAAGTGGGCCGCCTCCTTGTAGTGCAGTGGCTGTCCAGCGGGAGTCCGGGAAACTACAGCAATCCTCGCGCGTGCCACCTCTTCGTGTTCAGCGCCACCATTTCCCCGCAGCACTACGACCGCATCCGCGTCCCGGAAGGAGAGCTGCTCGGCTGGGACTGGTGGGAGCCCGAGGCGGCCCTGACGGTGATGGACAGGACGAACGCGCCGCTCCTGGCCGCCGCCGTGCAGGCAGCTTCCGGGGCGCAGGACGCCCCGCTGTACCTGGAGGACGACCAGCAGCCGACGGGCACACAGGAGGTACGCCGATGA